tcgtcactactactgccttcatttgaaattactgaagagccacttctaaagcccaccccatacatttcatcaagacagattaatggactagtcttataactttctggcattttatcaaaaccccactctgggtaaaaaataaagattgcacagaaatgcttgcatgggtatttatatcttcgaaaatcttcacatgtgcaatctggtatatcaaagtttacaacataattacagtttttggactttgcactctccacacaaaatgaaccatccgatctcctactcactgatcttgcagttaactcaacttttgctgatgcatatcactgcatgacatgtttcacaaactagtttgtttttttatgcaaaaacagtggaacatctttgttataagctttgatggcagaattctgcagacagtactttctaattaggcttggaagaaactggtttattagaaccttagtaaccccagttaaagtcctgtctgaattgtgttttaggaaaaaatgttttacaatcttgttcatggcttCAACTCCATTTGTAGTGTCAATAGTTGCAAATCTGCCCTTGTCCTTATACACTTTCACTCATCTTTCACATACCGTTAGCCATTGCTGTTGAAAGTATGGCCATGCACGCTCATTTCTCCGAGAAACCTCATGCGTTCGCAACTCTGCTACgcgatctctaaattctctctctgttggtgattctgaaatttcttgccacatatccataaatgtcttcatgtcatttggtacacgtagattatcctttttttttcaaccatcttccccatgcctgttttcgatggaaaaggcacaagtaaacttttgtctgagggaatgcttgctcaattgcatttatctctgactccgagaaatcagtaacccaatagaggggattccaatccttgttccagtccttgaaaatgtctagtgcttcatgaatggaCCTTGCATTTTCAATCTGAATGAAAAACAAACCGACAACCAAATagcccacattactcttcacacagctataaaaaataaaggaatatcatatgttgttgttttgtatgttgcatctaacaaacaactacccccatacttcttcaaaagatctctctGCCAACTGCTCTGATAGCAAAAAAGTAATGGTTTCCCTTCTCCATTGGCTCCCGTacaatgtctataataaatcatgtgattgcttgagtctttgtgccactcatcaacctgattctgcagtctagtctcgtcaaacaatactttatttgtaccataaagggtccgataaatgtgactgtaaatagttttctctgtggggtaaaaggtagtattcatttgacctggtatgtgtgtcccagtgaaattgatTTCAACAAATCTGTCTAGAGCCAACTTAATGACTTTGAGAGATGTCATGCCACTGAGTACTAAGTTTTTGACTTCCTTTACAAGTGAAGGATGTATGTACCCACTTGCTTCAACACTTTCAGTAGCATGTGTGTGTGCACTTGCTGGGGAAGCAGTCAAATAATAACGTAAATAGCTCTTAGGCGGGCATGGCAATGCCAAATCTTTCTGTAGACTTGCAAGAACCTGTAAGACAAAAATTtatcaattatttaattaagagcatTAAAAACAACAGATTTTAAAGTATATCGTCAACTtatcatgtaaaattttctccaaggagaacccaaactggatacttacttttgccttggtatccctgtgttcagttgctgagtgcatactgtaatcaggatacacccttatacacttcatatttaaagttgctgggcagttggattttctagtatccatgatcctcagtctcttacgaggagtcacatggtcttcctaaagagggtaaagaaatactataaaatttatttaataaactttccctgtaacgaacttgttttatggaaagtaagtatatcttaacacagcatgatattaccaagtgttcaggtacactagactctttacttttatagtattttggccccaaaacacagtgcctcgaccacacactcgccactgcaaatgcacaaccaaaaaaggggatagggacatgtccctgcatttgcttgaagaaatgctttgttttacctggaacagttaatatatttctcacagacaaaaaacattgttattgttaaataattcacatatgttattgttaattaactaaatacaatgtgagaaaacatttcattcatttgacaggtattgtcaaagttctgaactgatggaagcagattgtctatctactttacatagtactggagcaaaattttacaggatgtcacacctattgtatctagcaaagaaatggaactgtctgccatgtgcaatgaggataccatactgatttcgggcaactgaagtgctttattgtggttccaataaatgtggaattaatattctttgtaaacaaaggagatgtgaagaacacttatgtagaaaaatgtgattactataaatgtggaattacaaaaaataaacttaactCGGAAGACAATAAAGCTAAACATGCCTGTCAATAGGAGCAATGAGCTGACTACTGTTTTACATATCAACAGCACAATTATCGAAAACCATAGAAACCATTTCAACATGAACACAGCAGTatagattcattaaaattatttgttagttggCATCTGTCACTTGTTGCTAAAGTGTTAGCACATCGGCTGCTGCTGTATTATAGGCAACAAACAGAGCAGGTCACTCAGCAAGTGCcgttcaatttaattttcatgttaaaaaaagtaggtttagctCAGTAGAGGCAGAGCACAGGTTGGGATTATGAAAGGATGGGAGACGTATACATTTAACTCTGTGCAGTGTTGGAAGTGACCATTATGAAATAACATGAATATGACATGCTCTGCTGACAACTGGTTTTGGAGTGACCAATGGCATAACTGTGGCAGATACGACATTTTATAGCCCAGAATTTAAACTCATTTGATAACCTAACCATAACATGATGTGCAATATATCCTAGAAAATGGCTGTCAGCATTCTACAGAAGAACTGTTAATCATACTTTGTTCACAACAATTAATACACTGACCACGGGCAGTCGCAGCAGAGCCTCACACCTAATGCTGTTGCCTGGCCTGGCTTGATGGTGAAACATCCAACACTAAGCATGTGGCAGGAAACTAGCTGAAGCTATTCTCTATAAGCAAACTCAagggaaaaaaattgtatttcagtgctaaaagcaaactaatttcttcctttcattaattatggcacctgaaactgtcctcacacaagctgcatggactgccaaattaccaactgatgagcagtcctggtttgtattcagttacatgttataggtgacaagctgatttcaaatgaaataatgatatgaagaagaaatacaaggaattaaaaagtaaatacaatgtcgaaaatgacacagcagagtgttagaaataaaactgcatccaaacctgttaactgaataaaaataatgaagtaattttgataatatattGGTATAAAAATATCAAAGAATCTGTCAAGACTCAAATCCACAactttatatggatcaggaatgttTCTTATCCGTTGCACTATGCCACCACTCTACATTACACTAATTTAAGATTATTTGGTCCCAACGATCATGTGCTGCCTTCAACCAGATCAGCCTTTCACATTATGTTACGATGCTAAAGCTAGCTCTAGCACCATAAAGATATTATAAGGATACGTAGTTATGCCTACTGTCTTAAAATGTTGTTTAAGGCCAATCTggttgaaggcagcaaatgattgcatggcgttcaaacacatcaagaaaggaagtcggacaagaaaatggaagtggattgatcagctgttgtggcagtcaggaaatggcgaacagagacctgacgcattcagcactctgattggaggaaaccagctccgacaggaattgtcaaccaacaaataattttaatcagcctattatcaaatgcaagtgtgtaaacattactgagtgtatggctgtgaaaatggataaatgacaaacaagtcaacaacacagaggaaaataattaatacaattctgccttgcatatcacaacaactattaacaataacaaaaagagtcaattccatcaattgttagtgcagcttagaaaggaatgtccatttaaagtagcctatacatactatccctaattccagcaaactaagttcttccttcaagtatacatatatgaagtaaaatggtaaaccacagaaagtaattaatgcagcagttcacttacttttcataACATCTGAAGATGGCTCTTTAAAACGACTACTTCTCACGCAGTATGAAAACCCCACAGTTTTCAGCTGATTGAGAAGTGTTTCTACCTGAGAATAAAGTGACCAGTAGCATAAACTGAGGGTAACTACACTGAAGGTTAACTGGGAAACATGAATGAAGAGGGAAATTTTAGGctttacaaaattcagttatttaatgtacacagcctttcatcacatctgatgtttttgacagctaaagtaagtgttatgttattaaccatggatgagttaacaaaattgggagttcatttgtttgctcttttgcttttattccattgttattcactgaacacaaattatgttactgttgacttcagttaaaattgtgaccataaaatgttctttcagttgtgattatgatgatgaaaaatattttccaagtgcacATGAAGTTTAATGACCTAGTTTTGGGGTTAACTGATCAGTGCTTCAGTTAACCTCATTTCAAGCACGCCTTGCCTTATGACAACAAAAGCATTATTAAGCATAATAATTATGCATATTACGAATTCCAGGTTTTATATACTAAGAATAAGACAATCACCAATCAAAACTATCCAGTACAACTGATGAAAGTTGAAACTGGTTAATACAtccatgaaaaagtttttgtaaaaattacaaaaagatttctctcctacaattgaaaaatatcagttttcagctgtcaaactcttaacaaaaGTGGAAGACCTCTGACTACATTACTTCAATACAACATCCATTAAGCTTAATCACAAAATCTGCAAGCATCTTGGCACATTAATTTGCAAAAGGATTGAAATCTGTGACAAAGACCTGGGAAAGAGAGCATGATACGACGAATTGCTCACAGAATTCATGAAACTTCCATTATGTACATGACACACTCCCCTCAAAGACCACAACTTATGATTCTGCATAatcatcatatgaaaaaaaaacagcataattttgcatactctgccacatcatacaagccataagctatgacttcttgtcttgaagtcttacttaagttattgtatgatacaggaaattatctaatgacaaatagagcaaaatcaatcacgatctgggctggttagccaaaattcctccttatcaccaacagaaataatacagcacttttaaggcttatttgactgatacactccaaacttaaaaataatttgccatctATTTCTACTATTGGTATTCCTGACAAGGTTATAGATGCAGACCTCAACATTTCTCCGCCTCGAGAAGTCAACACTATCCAGCAGAAGAACTGAGATAATATCTCCAGAAGAAATTTTGCCTCATCCCAAGTCCTATGTTGTGAGaggaaa
This sequence is a window from Schistocerca nitens isolate TAMUIC-IGC-003100 chromosome 3, iqSchNite1.1, whole genome shotgun sequence. Protein-coding genes within it:
- the LOC126248930 gene encoding uncharacterized protein LOC126248930, with the translated sequence MSQVYENIFRDALKDFRVSEDGLISGYCNSLEEVETLLNQLKTVGFSYCVRSSRFKEPSSDVMKSKTKHFFKQMQGHVPIPFFGCAFAVASVWSRHCVLGPKYYKSKESSVPEHLEDHVTPRKRLRIMDTRKSNCPATLNMKCIRVYPDYSMHSATEHRDTKAKVLASLQKDLALPCPPKSYLRYYLTASPASAHTHATESVEASGYIHPSLVKEVKNLVLSGMTSLKVIKLALDRFVEINFTGTHIPGQMNTTFYPTEKTIYSHIYRTLYGTNKVLFDETRLQNQVDEWHKDSSNHMIYYRHCTGANGEGKPLLFCYQSSWQRDLLKKYGGSCLLDATYKTTTYDIPLFFIAV